The Methanothrix sp. genome includes a window with the following:
- the ileS gene encoding isoleucine--tRNA ligase, with protein sequence MIVEVPGQYNPKNVEDEVREFWHREDTYHKVRRLRSGGRRFFFVDGPPYTTGRIHLGTAWNKVIKDSILRYMSMKGHELKDRAGWDMHGLPIEVKVEEHLGFRSKKDIETYGVDRFIEQCKSFALRQKDEMTEQFKSLGVWLDWDNPYMTLKNEYIEAAWWTLKRAHERGLLERGLRVVNWCPRCQTAIADSEVEYWDEKDPSIYVKFPVEGEDNTYIVIWTTTPWTIPANVAVAVHKDFMYSKVRAWRRDGTYEILIMATDLIENVLKQGRYVDYEILESMRGEDLLSLTYRNPLQDLVPTQRDFVHGVHLADFVTAENTGIVHIAPGHGLEDYELGLEKRLPIFCPVGEDGRYTSEAGEKYEGKYVRDANPEVVEDLMERGALLASGELVHRYGHCWRCKTPIIFIATRQWFIRISDLRDQMLREIERVSWYPEWAGSARFKDWISNARDWCISRQRYWGIPLPIWICRSCGAIDVIGTAAELEMRAGRTVEDLHRPAVDDVRLRCSCGGQMERVPDVFDVWFDSAVASWATLNFPRDEKEFSVWWPADFITEGHDQTRGWFYSQLGASMVAFGRAPYKSVLMHGFTLDEQGRKMSKSIGNVVHPEDVVGRYGADTLRFYVLSSNAPWEDLHFSWEGAMNVNRMLNILWNAYRFPLPYMILDKFDISKADTSRYNLRPEDRWIISRVNSLAKEIEENMAGYMLHRVTRSLQDFVLEDLSRWYIQLVRPRTWIETDDPDKLAAYATLYTVMSTLVKLMAPFTPFLAESIYQNLVRGLDPCAPESVHMCDWPGYREDLIDKRLEESMSYVREISEAVANARQKGGRKLRWPVSRIIISSDEQLDLMDLIHVLRSQTNSKDVVILPPGEKPEMNLEISVVQKKIGPVFKGESKDVVEALESMNPREVKRIIESGEPIEWKGKSYRITGEMVEFREIPPANLIPAEFSKGMVYVDTTLTDELKAEGYTREIIRRIQDMRKELDLKVDEMIRVSVALDSSEVLGLVSGWKDHISSEVRATLLRMGNDLDIEGELTRNWEVDGVNIRVSVARA encoded by the coding sequence GTGATCGTCGAGGTTCCAGGACAGTACAACCCCAAGAATGTCGAGGATGAGGTCAGAGAGTTCTGGCATAGAGAGGATACCTACCACAAGGTCAGGAGACTGAGATCCGGAGGAAGGCGGTTCTTCTTCGTCGACGGCCCTCCTTACACGACTGGCAGGATTCACCTCGGCACAGCCTGGAACAAGGTGATCAAGGACTCGATTCTGAGATACATGTCCATGAAGGGGCACGAGCTCAAGGACCGGGCCGGCTGGGACATGCACGGTCTCCCGATAGAGGTCAAGGTCGAGGAGCATCTCGGATTCAGGAGCAAGAAGGATATCGAGACATATGGGGTGGACAGGTTCATCGAGCAGTGCAAGAGCTTCGCATTGAGGCAGAAGGACGAGATGACGGAGCAGTTCAAGTCCCTGGGGGTATGGCTCGACTGGGATAACCCGTACATGACTCTGAAGAATGAGTATATAGAGGCAGCATGGTGGACGCTGAAGAGAGCGCATGAACGGGGGCTGCTGGAGAGGGGTTTGAGGGTGGTGAACTGGTGTCCGAGGTGCCAGACAGCCATCGCAGACTCCGAGGTCGAGTACTGGGATGAGAAAGATCCCTCGATATACGTCAAGTTCCCTGTGGAGGGTGAGGATAACACATACATCGTGATATGGACCACAACACCCTGGACCATTCCCGCAAACGTCGCTGTCGCTGTTCATAAGGACTTCATGTACTCAAAGGTTCGCGCCTGGCGCAGGGATGGCACGTACGAGATACTCATAATGGCAACAGATCTCATCGAGAATGTCCTGAAACAGGGGAGGTACGTGGATTATGAGATACTGGAGAGCATGAGGGGAGAGGATCTGCTCTCGCTGACGTACAGAAACCCGCTGCAGGATCTGGTCCCCACGCAGAGGGATTTCGTCCACGGGGTTCATCTTGCTGATTTTGTAACCGCCGAGAACACCGGAATCGTGCACATAGCACCAGGCCACGGCCTCGAGGATTACGAGCTCGGCCTCGAGAAGAGGCTTCCGATATTCTGTCCGGTCGGGGAGGACGGTAGATACACATCAGAGGCCGGCGAGAAATACGAGGGGAAGTACGTCAGGGATGCAAACCCGGAGGTCGTGGAGGATCTCATGGAGAGGGGCGCGCTTCTCGCGAGCGGAGAGCTCGTCCACAGATATGGCCACTGCTGGAGGTGCAAGACACCGATAATATTCATAGCCACAAGGCAGTGGTTCATCAGGATATCCGATCTCAGGGATCAGATGCTCCGGGAGATCGAGAGGGTCTCCTGGTACCCGGAGTGGGCAGGATCAGCTAGATTCAAAGACTGGATATCGAACGCCAGAGACTGGTGCATATCCAGGCAGCGATACTGGGGGATACCCCTCCCAATCTGGATCTGCAGGAGCTGCGGCGCTATTGATGTCATCGGCACAGCCGCGGAGCTTGAGATGCGCGCAGGCCGGACTGTGGAGGATCTGCACCGGCCAGCGGTGGATGATGTGAGGCTGAGATGCAGCTGCGGCGGCCAAATGGAGAGAGTGCCGGATGTCTTCGATGTGTGGTTCGACAGCGCTGTCGCCTCGTGGGCCACGCTGAACTTCCCAAGGGATGAGAAGGAGTTCAGCGTCTGGTGGCCTGCTGATTTCATAACAGAGGGGCATGACCAGACAAGGGGCTGGTTCTACTCGCAGCTCGGCGCGAGCATGGTTGCATTCGGCAGAGCCCCGTATAAGAGCGTCCTCATGCACGGGTTCACGCTCGACGAGCAGGGAAGGAAGATGTCAAAGAGCATAGGAAACGTGGTACACCCAGAGGATGTCGTTGGGAGATACGGTGCTGACACCCTGCGCTTCTACGTCCTCTCATCGAATGCACCCTGGGAGGATCTCCACTTCAGCTGGGAGGGGGCGATGAATGTCAACCGTATGCTCAACATACTCTGGAACGCCTACCGCTTCCCCCTGCCCTACATGATTCTTGACAAATTTGACATATCGAAGGCAGATACGAGCAGGTACAACCTCAGACCTGAGGACCGCTGGATCATCTCAAGGGTGAACTCGCTGGCAAAGGAGATCGAGGAGAACATGGCGGGGTACATGCTTCACAGAGTTACAAGATCTCTGCAGGATTTCGTCCTCGAGGACCTCTCGAGATGGTACATCCAGCTCGTGCGTCCAAGGACTTGGATCGAGACCGATGATCCGGACAAGCTCGCTGCCTATGCAACTCTCTACACAGTCATGTCGACCCTGGTGAAGCTCATGGCGCCGTTCACGCCTTTCCTGGCTGAGAGCATCTATCAGAACCTCGTTAGGGGTCTGGATCCATGCGCTCCGGAGTCTGTCCACATGTGCGACTGGCCAGGCTACAGGGAGGATCTGATAGATAAAAGGCTCGAGGAGAGCATGAGCTACGTAAGGGAGATCTCTGAGGCTGTAGCCAATGCAAGGCAGAAGGGCGGAAGAAAGCTTCGCTGGCCGGTCTCCAGGATAATAATCTCATCTGATGAGCAGCTCGATCTCATGGATCTCATCCATGTTCTCAGGTCGCAGACCAACTCCAAGGATGTGGTCATCCTGCCTCCGGGAGAGAAGCCTGAGATGAATCTGGAGATCTCCGTCGTCCAGAAGAAGATAGGGCCTGTCTTCAAGGGAGAGTCGAAGGATGTGGTCGAGGCTCTTGAATCCATGAATCCGAGGGAGGTAAAGCGGATCATCGAGAGCGGAGAGCCCATTGAGTGGAAGGGCAAAAGCTACAGGATCACAGGCGAGATGGTCGAGTTCAGGGAGATACCTCCTGCGAACCTGATACCGGCTGAGTTCTCGAAGGGCATGGTGTACGTGGATACAACACTAACCGACGAACTCAAAGCAGAGGGATACACGCGCGAGATAATACGGAGGATACAGGACATGAGGAAGGAGCTGGATCTGAAGGTGGATGAGATGATCAGGGTCTCCGTAGCTCTGGACAGCAGTGAGGTTCTGGGACTCGTCTCAGGCTGGAAGGACCACATAAGCAGCGAGGTGAGGGCGACTCTTTTAAGAATGGGAAATGATTTAGATATTGAGGGAGAACTCACCAGAAACTGGGAGGTTGACGGCGTAAATATAAGGGTCTCAGTGGCAAGAGCCTGA